Within the Polaribacter pectinis genome, the region GAAAGAGTTATTTTAATTGTTTGCCATTTTCCGTTTGTTTCAAAAGTTGAAATGTAAGAATGCTTATTTAATTTATCGTCTTTAAGTCTAAATTGGTATTTTTTTCCATCTCCTTTTACTTTTAAAACAATGAATTTGTACCCTTCTGTCTCCTTTGATTTAAAATCATATCTTAAAGATGAAAAACCTCCATTATTCTCCAAAGAAACAAGACCCGAAAATTCTCCATTACCGTCTTTGTTAATTTTAAAACTTCCGTTAGACTTTCCTCCCATAACAACATCATCAACAACTTTCCATTGATAAATATCTGAACTAGTATTAAAATCAAAAATAGTTTTGTTAGAGTCGTTCATAAAAATAAATGCTAAGACTATAATATAAAATTTGTTCATATTTATTAGAAAAATATAAAAACAAAAGTATCTATTAAATTAGATTTTGACTGTTGAAGTATTGTTAAAAATAAAAAACTCCACACAAATGTGTGGAGTTTTAGTGACCGGGCTGGGGCTCGAACCCAGGACCCTCTCCTTAAAAGGGAGATGCTCTACCAACTGAGCTACCAGGTCATTCTTTTTCGTTTTAGCGGGTGCAAATATATACCTTATTTTCAATAAAACAAATATCTTAACTACTTTATTTCATTTAAATATGCTTCTCTAACTTTTTTGAATAAGTTAGAAGAATACACAAAATCTACAACTGCCTCATTATCAGTTTTAAATATCTCACTACTGCTTCCCTCCCATGCTTTTCTACCATTCTTTAAAAAAAGTATTTTTTCTCCAATTTCCATTACAGAATTCATATCATGCGTATTAATTACTGTTGTAATTTGATATTCATCTGTAATTTCTTGAATTAATTTATCAATTACAATTGCAGTTTGAGGATCTAAACCAGAGTTAGGCTCATCACAAAATAGATATTTAGGTTTCATAACAATTGCTCTTGCAATAGCTACTCTTTTTTGCATTCCACCAGATAATTCTGCAGGAAACTTATCATTAGAATCTTCTAAATTAACTCTGTTCAAAACAAAATTTACACGCTCTAACATTTCTTTTCGAGATTGCTTGGTAAACATCTTTAAAGGAAACATTACGTTTTCCTCTACAGTTTGAGAATCAAACAAAGCACTTCCTTGAAAGACCATTCCTATTTCTTGTCTCCATTGTCTTCTTTCTTCAAGATTTAATTTTGTGTTTATTCTTCCATCAAAAGAAATTGTGCCTTCTTCTGGAGTATGTAAACCTATGAGAGATTTTAAGAAAACTGTTTTTCCAGATCCACTTTGTCCAATAATTAAACTTGTTTTTCCGGGCTCAAAACTAGTTGATATACCTTTTAAAACTTTAACTTCTCCAAAACCTTTATGTAAATTTTCTACTTCTATCATTTTATGTCAATAGCATTTCTGTTAAAATATAATTTACTACAACTATTAAAACCGTGGTCCAAACAACTGCTTGTGTACTGGCTTTACCCACAGCAATAGAACCTCCTTTTACATAATAACCATGAAAAGATGGCACAGTGGCTATTAAAAAGGCAAAAACCAATGTTTTAATCATTGCATACTGAACTAAAAAAGGATTGAATGTGGTTTGAATTCCAATTATATAATCTGTAGCTGTAAATAAACCAGATAAAACTCCTGCAACCCAACCTCCAAAAATTCCTAAAATCATTGCTAATGCAATTAAAAAAGGATAGAAAAAGACAGTAGCAATAACTTTAGGCAATACTAAAAAACTTATGGAGTTTATACCCATAACATCTAATGCATCTATTTGTTCTGTAACTCGCATAGAACCAATACTCGAAGTTATATAAGAACCTACTTTACCTGCTAAAATAATTGAACAAAATGTAGGCGCAAATTCTAAAATTATAGATCGTTTTGCCGCAAACCCGATTAAAGATTTAGGGATAAATGGGCTGTCTAAATTTAAGGCAGTTTGTAAAGCAATTACTCCTCCAATAAAAAAGGAAATAAACATAACAATACCTAATGACTTTAAACCAAGTTCTTCAATCTCTTTTAACAATGATTCATAAAAAACCCTACCTTTTTGAGGTTTTTTAAAAACTTGCCCTAACATTGCAAAGTATTTACCAATATCTTCTAGATATTTCATTCAATTTAATTTTATGCTAAAGTATTAAAATATGAATAAAAAAGAGTTAATTTATAAGTATCAAAATAAAATAATTACTTTTGAAGTATAAATAATTATTCTTATTAAAAATGAAAAAAATATTCTTCGTTTTCTTGTTTTCTATGTCAATGCTTTTCAGCTGTAAGCCTAAAGAAAAAACCACTAAAAAACCAAAGTTAGTTGTAGGAATTGTTGTAGACCAAATGAGGTATGACTATTTAACTCGCTTTGCAGATAGATATGGAAAAGATGGTTTTAATAGAATTTTAAAGAATGGTTTTTCTTTAGAAAACGCACATTATAATTATATACCAACTTATACAGCAGTTGGTCATACTTCTATATTTACAGGAACTACACCAAGTAATCACGGAATCATTTCAAATAACTGGTATGACAAGTTCTTAAAAAAGTCTATTTATTGTGTAGATGATAATAATTATAAAACTGTTGGAAACGAAGGTACTTATGGCCAAAAATCGCCATTTAGATTATACACAACAACCATAGCAGACCAATTACATTTATCTCAAAACATGAATGGTAAAACAATTGGAATTTCAATAAAAGATCGTTCTGCAATTTTACCAGTTGGTCATTCAGCAAATGGAGCGTATTGGTATGATGGAGGTAATTACAATACGTTTATTTCTAGTACTTTTTACATGGATGAGCTTCCGCAATGGGTAAAAGATTTTAATGCAAACAATAAAGCAGATGAATATTTAAATACTCCATGGACAACCTTATATGATATTAAAACATATAGCCAAAGTAGAGCAGATGACAATATTTTTGAAGGGAAGTTTAAAGGACAAGAATCACCTACTTTTCCTAAAGATTTAAAAGAATTAAGAAAGAAAAATGGAAACTTTTCTTTAATAAAAGCTATTCCTGCCGGAAATACTTTAACAGCAGATTTTGCAAAAGCAGCTATTATTGGTGAAAATTTAGGAAAATCTGATTATACAGATTTGTTAACTGTTAGTTTTTCTTCAACAGATTATGTTGGTCATAAATATGGTGTGGCTGCAGTAGAAACAGAAGACACTTATTTAAGGTTAGATAAGGTTTTGGCAGATTTCTTTCAATTTTTAGATGCACAGGTTGGTAAAGACAACTATACCCTATTCTTAACTGCAGATCACGCAGCTGTTCATGTTCCCTCTTATTT harbors:
- the pafA gene encoding alkaline phosphatase PafA, whose amino-acid sequence is MKKIFFVFLFSMSMLFSCKPKEKTTKKPKLVVGIVVDQMRYDYLTRFADRYGKDGFNRILKNGFSLENAHYNYIPTYTAVGHTSIFTGTTPSNHGIISNNWYDKFLKKSIYCVDDNNYKTVGNEGTYGQKSPFRLYTTTIADQLHLSQNMNGKTIGISIKDRSAILPVGHSANGAYWYDGGNYNTFISSTFYMDELPQWVKDFNANNKADEYLNTPWTTLYDIKTYSQSRADDNIFEGKFKGQESPTFPKDLKELRKKNGNFSLIKAIPAGNTLTADFAKAAIIGENLGKSDYTDLLTVSFSSTDYVGHKYGVAAVETEDTYLRLDKVLADFFQFLDAQVGKDNYTLFLTADHAAVHVPSYLQSLKIPAHYFDVKKFREFILEVTKKYFNSVELIENVSNYQIFLNKEKIETLGLNLNTVAQKLADEVLNFDGVYKAVTARTLQTTSFTDGILNSLQNGYNQKFSGDVLMIPYPATLIYSNKGTSHGSGYSYDTHVPIIFYGNGIKKGSSAKKYEIIDIAPTISNLLKIEAPNGTSGKVVEEALDN
- a CDS encoding CIA30 family protein, which codes for MNDSNKTIFDFNTSSDIYQWKVVDDVVMGGKSNGSFKINKDGNGEFSGLVSLENNGGFSSLRYDFKSKETEGYKFIVLKVKGDGKKYQFRLKDDKLNKHSYISTFETNGKWQTIKITLSEMYPAFRGVKLNIGDFSSNKIDQIAFLIGNKKAQKFKLEIDEIFFQ
- a CDS encoding ABC transporter ATP-binding protein; translation: MIEVENLHKGFGEVKVLKGISTSFEPGKTSLIIGQSGSGKTVFLKSLIGLHTPEEGTISFDGRINTKLNLEERRQWRQEIGMVFQGSALFDSQTVEENVMFPLKMFTKQSRKEMLERVNFVLNRVNLEDSNDKFPAELSGGMQKRVAIARAIVMKPKYLFCDEPNSGLDPQTAIVIDKLIQEITDEYQITTVINTHDMNSVMEIGEKILFLKNGRKAWEGSSSEIFKTDNEAVVDFVYSSNLFKKVREAYLNEIK
- a CDS encoding MlaE family ABC transporter permease — protein: MKYLEDIGKYFAMLGQVFKKPQKGRVFYESLLKEIEELGLKSLGIVMFISFFIGGVIALQTALNLDSPFIPKSLIGFAAKRSIILEFAPTFCSIILAGKVGSYITSSIGSMRVTEQIDALDVMGINSISFLVLPKVIATVFFYPFLIALAMILGIFGGWVAGVLSGLFTATDYIIGIQTTFNPFLVQYAMIKTLVFAFLIATVPSFHGYYVKGGSIAVGKASTQAVVWTTVLIVVVNYILTEMLLT